From one Lotus japonicus ecotype B-129 chromosome 3, LjGifu_v1.2 genomic stretch:
- the LOC130746153 gene encoding probable serine/threonine-protein kinase At1g01540 has product MSVYDAAFVDTELSKRTSIFGLHLWVVIGILVGSLIVISLFLLSLCLTRRRRRTTKTSSAAAAIPSATPVVSKEIQEIVHIPTLPEIHIDPIKPHHASTSGESKGTASVCETASSFGSGSVGPEVSHLGWGRWYTLRELEAATNGLCEENVIGEGGYGIVYRGLLPDGAKVAVKNLLNNKGQAEREFKVEVEVIGRVRHKNLVRLLGYCVEGAYRMLVYEYVDNGNLEQWLHGDVGSVSPMTWDIRMNIILGTAKGLAYLHEGLEPKVVHRDVKSSNILLDRQWNSKVSDFGLAKLLHSDHSYVTTRVMGTFGYVAPEYACTGMLTEKSDIYSFGVLILEIITGRSPVDYSRPQGEVNLIEWLKTMVGNRKSEEVVDPKLPEKPSSKALKRALLVALRCVDPDASKRPKIGHVIHMLEADDLLFRDERRIGGESSHSHRDYRRERRDSSLDRNRVAEDITDQSEDDSSRHNLLPTRLRR; this is encoded by the exons ATGTCAGTCTACGACGCCGCATTCGTCGACACAGAGCTTTCCAAACGCACCTCAATCTTCGGCCTCCACCTCTGGGTCGTAATCGGAATCCTCGTCGGCTCTCTCATCGTCAtctccctcttcctcctctctctCTGCCTCacccgccgccgccgccgcacaACCAAAACCTCCTCCGCCGCCGCTGCCATTCCCTCCGCCACCCCCGTCGTCTCCAAGGAAATCCAGGAGATCGTCCACATCCCCACTTTGCCAGAGATCCACATCGACCCCATCAAACCTCACCATGCCTCCACCAGCGGCGAGAGCAAGGGGACTGCCAGCGTCTGTGAAACGGCATCGTCGTTTGGGAGTGGGAGTGTGGGCCCTGAAGTGTCGCATCTTGGGTGGGGGAGGTGGTATACGCTCAGGGAGCTGGAGGCTGCCACCAATGGACTGTGTGAGGAGAATGTGATTGGAGAAGGTGGATATGGAATCGTTTACCGTGGATTGCTCCCTGATGGTGCCAAGGTTGCTGTCAAGAATCTTCTGAATAACAA GGGCCAGGCCGAGAGAGAATTTAAAGTAGAGGTAGAAGTAATTGGCCGTGTGCGGCACAAGAATCTTGTTAGGCTGCTCGGATACTGTGTTGAGGGGGCATAcag GATGCTTGTGTATGAATATGTTGATAATGGCAATCTGGAGCAATGGCTGCATGGGGATGTTGGATCTGTAAGCCCTATGACATGGGATATCCGGATGAACATTATATTGGGCACAGCAAAAGG ATTGGCTTATCTTCACGAGGGTCTTGAGCCAAAAGTTGTTCACCGAGATGTGAAATCAAGTAACATACTCCTTGATCGCCAATGGAACTCCAAGGTTTCTGATTTTGGGCTTGCCAAGCTTTTACATTCTGATCACAGCTATGTCACCACTCGAGTGATGGGGACATTTGG TTATGTTGCACCAGAGTATGCCTGCACTGGAATGCTAACTGAGAAGAGTGACATTTATAGCTTTGGGGTACTTATCTTGGAAATAATCACTGGGAGAAGTCCTGTTGATTATAGTAGACCGCAAGGAGAG GTTAATTTAATTGAGTGGTTGAAAACTATGGTTGGTAATCGAAAATCCGAGGAAGTAGTTGATCCTAAGCTTCCTGAGAAACCATCTTCAAAGGCTCTTAAACGTGCCCTGTTGGTTGCTCTTCGATGTGTTGACCCTGACGCGTCAAAGAGGCCTAAAATAGGACATGTTATCCACATGCTTGAAGCTGACGACCTCTTATTCCGTGAT GAACGAAGGATTGGGGGAGAATCTTCTCATTCCCATCGTGATTATCGACGTGAGCGTAGGGATTCAAGTTTAGATAGAAATCGGGTAGCTGAAGATATTACTGATCAAAGTGAAGATGACAGTAGTAGACATAACCTTCTGCCCACTAGGTTGAGAAGATAG